The following proteins come from a genomic window of Pseudomonas hygromyciniae:
- a CDS encoding PaaI family thioesterase, with amino-acid sequence MHTPSLQDTTAPDGVCYGCGPRNAHGLHIQSRWDEDGVHIVAEHLPEAQYCGWPDLVYGGLIAMLVDCHSNWTAMAYHYRAEQREPGVLPRIDCVTGNLGIKFIKPTPMGVPLTLRARVEGEVGRKSRVVCEVYADGVLTAMGDSIFVRVDTGQLANAAHGRQT; translated from the coding sequence ATGCACACCCCTTCCCTGCAAGACACCACCGCGCCAGACGGCGTCTGTTACGGCTGCGGCCCGCGCAATGCCCATGGGCTGCACATCCAAAGCCGCTGGGATGAAGACGGTGTCCACATCGTCGCCGAGCACCTGCCCGAGGCTCAATATTGCGGCTGGCCGGACCTGGTCTATGGTGGCCTGATCGCCATGTTGGTCGATTGCCACTCCAACTGGACGGCCATGGCCTATCACTACCGTGCCGAACAGCGCGAACCGGGTGTACTGCCCCGCATCGACTGCGTGACTGGCAACCTGGGCATCAAATTTATCAAGCCGACCCCAATGGGTGTGCCACTGACTTTGCGCGCCAGGGTCGAGGGTGAGGTCGGGCGCAAGAGCCGCGTGGTATGCGAGGTGTACGCCGATGGAGTGCTGACGGCGATGGGCGATTCGATCTTCGTGCGGGTCGATACCGGGCAACTGGCGAACGCCGCCCATGGCCGGCAAACCTGA
- a CDS encoding aminotransferase-like domain-containing protein: protein MPRARYKSLVDSFARDIRAGTLVPGTRLPTHRQLAASHGLALVTASRVYSELEAMGLVSGETGRGTFVREIALAPGQGSGQMAVAAGMLDLNFNYPSLPGQADLLRTALRQLALSGDLEALLRYQPHAGRVHERAVMARHLLHRGLSVAAEQVLVVSGAQHGLAVSMMALLKPGDVIAVDALTYSGFKVLAETLHLEIVAIPITPSGPDLQALAQLCRRRPVRALYCMPTLHNPLGWVLGIEQREQLVSIAREHGLILIEDAAYAFLAEHAPPPLAHLAPERTVYVGGLSKSVATGLRVGFVVAPLAWVPALERTIMATVWNAPGVMTGLATAWIEDGTVLQLEAQKRQDARARQAMAAEVLAGLDYIAHPASYFLWLALGEDVRADQIAMALARENISVSTAEPFSVSDHVPHAIRLALGSVDKGALRAALLRVRWVVAGY from the coding sequence ATGCCCCGCGCCCGTTACAAATCGTTGGTAGATAGCTTTGCCCGAGATATCCGCGCCGGCACCCTGGTGCCCGGCACGCGTCTGCCCACCCACCGCCAATTGGCGGCCAGCCACGGCCTGGCCCTGGTCACGGCCAGCCGGGTGTATAGCGAACTGGAGGCCATGGGCCTGGTCAGCGGCGAGACTGGGCGTGGCACTTTTGTGCGCGAAATTGCCCTGGCGCCGGGCCAGGGCAGCGGGCAGATGGCCGTGGCGGCGGGCATGCTCGACCTGAATTTCAACTACCCGTCCTTGCCCGGCCAGGCCGACCTGCTGCGCACCGCCTTGCGCCAGTTGGCGTTGTCCGGCGACTTGGAGGCGCTGCTGCGTTACCAGCCCCACGCCGGGCGCGTCCATGAACGGGCGGTGATGGCGCGGCATCTGCTACACCGAGGGTTGAGCGTTGCGGCCGAGCAGGTGCTGGTGGTCAGCGGTGCGCAACACGGGCTGGCGGTCAGCATGATGGCGCTGCTCAAGCCGGGAGACGTGATCGCGGTGGATGCGCTGACCTATTCGGGGTTCAAGGTGCTGGCCGAGACCTTGCACCTGGAAATCGTCGCGATCCCAATCACGCCGAGCGGCCCTGATCTGCAGGCGCTGGCGCAGCTGTGCCGGCGCCGGCCAGTGCGGGCGCTGTACTGCATGCCGACGTTGCATAACCCACTGGGCTGGGTGCTGGGGATCGAGCAGCGCGAGCAACTGGTCAGCATCGCCCGCGAGCATGGGCTGATTCTGATCGAAGACGCCGCCTACGCGTTCCTCGCCGAACACGCGCCGCCACCGCTGGCGCACTTGGCGCCGGAGCGCACGGTTTACGTGGGCGGACTGTCCAAGAGCGTCGCCACGGGCCTGCGCGTGGGGTTCGTGGTGGCACCGCTTGCGTGGGTGCCGGCGCTGGAGCGTACGATCATGGCCACCGTGTGGAATGCGCCTGGCGTGATGACCGGCCTTGCTACGGCCTGGATCGAAGATGGCACGGTGTTGCAACTGGAAGCGCAGAAGCGCCAGGACGCCCGGGCCCGGCAAGCGATGGCGGCTGAGGTGTTGGCGGGGTTGGATTACATTGCCCATCCCGCGTCGTACTTTTTATGGCTGGCGCTGGGGGAAGACGTGCGGGCCGATCAGATCGCCATGGCGTTGGCGCGGGAGAATATCTCGGTGTCCACCGCAGAGCCGTTTTCGGTGTCGGACCATGTGCCCCATGCGATACGCCTGGCATTGGGCTCGGTGGATAAAGGTGCGTTGCGTGCGGCCTTGTTGAGGGTGCGGTGGGTGGTGGCGGGTTATTGA
- a CDS encoding glycosyltransferase, producing MNNISNQLSATPQPSPIGDTQQAQSLSRQKRESSASPDCAASSRAAGDRALAMEYHSALLKLANRERNVTINTVAPDSTFGQWWSHLRDTLKSPEVRQWMEEQGVNPGSITLNLQTGDISFKRQRHLDPEQKQHTVGQSDRHWGAISGPVLEAARVVSAGHADTAFTPPQSDLDEPVAHWRVGRFYQEPQNLTGPAMRQRAAQIDRDQGFGKLDPVTSADLIKSRSEDSIQVQKAYLGDVHNRSLAAGQLRQLATSVKEAPHAVGPIKDELQKITLELSYDSSYQPANTGPGNSISLLKFLEDHGWDIPTDHEQLENLVTALSTPTPKAAIHGNLGGALAWPAPVDPSNQAQLMADIGTGKFGATTLTPFKSVLDYLLNSRPITPEALRNPRALIDSLVNSPRGQELGSAMASLFEARNVKGSANDWLLASLNVEIDNSAGGPADRQGQVAGYRLVSPVNTGKSAATITQELAAHLLATGKASSPEKAALQAHLLLANQAPEFLVKDIPSQVVVGTHSWVSFVTATARLEAKAPGVTATMSYVQIMLEAGTAPITDQERQVEYAAQNEAIMQWGVANGMAYPQTKAAIDSVREAFTAQIRELREVSESPLGEMPTTKAFALQALKKALPDMDPKLFEKKCIASQPSSVHFPGPYSILDLYIDGRAFQGAPDSADGWGERGRAFVKVITAGQVHIERDGQPATWVSSSAAININEIIPTLKDLPRPLERFKTSFNEYAATVKKATGAQLKMLISKLPLEDRENLEFGKITIRKEIRYDRDDLPIRVAPGVLLVQTERNGKVMTYAIDRLQGTVTRKPDQQYKEYEPRSSFMHSSPGKRFDVIRPTGQAGIEDENKASQGAPNSFASPRTQYIADALIADMELPAVERYARGATTFQTEVPTYKVLEEIALNLIPFRSAIKNFIDGKIGEGIVDLAFDIFGFAVGLGAAAKGAKAVAVGASTLSKVGRVGKIVGRAAVGALNPLGGVDDLARGVVHLGRAGYKGVKSLRGSYRSVNLLELAKKPDLAEGTYKAANSALESKTLAKFDEATHQWYAFDPRTQRAYGKALEHFAVDPPKVNDPNSLAAIASNDGIKAVSQQQGLAASGTFKVGQETVEGNVVMFQGNWHQYDPLKKRAFGPPLKDFQPKQVAANGEVRSLNSDLLGYEAKYIAPDELKPKGLQSNVYVGRSNKEYVNVDGVLYESRVADGQRVIRHAAGAGPDIPVRELGVAGWEPLSRGNRLLGGAGSAPTPWRLADSTYVVPMDDITANQNLNAHFTVNYKGVDHSVRFDSSAGAWKATNVSTGVEGTNPMYFWRSGKGKWQRGTFNELKKAKQIDAHRFQFVDVASSATIAVPKDARPLPKALHYFWAGQEIPPHLVDKMVENARKASGYKSVVHVDADNPAIFQKIKSELENKAPGMTVANLNDDEIFKELKNSELYSFFRQGPGKNLAAASDVARYPIMNKHGGIYLDTDDLIQANVGNATVMAGANDFLLNKPVVHYVNDYKTFYNTSNFATQPGNPVISDIITEMKQRFSKNKPYFAANRPIATRRPDGSIIYTPEFKAYERKIFETVGPNLFNDTLKAKRPDMYDLGFDGMTRQAKAVEGEKELVAIGPVVNVLDNARNAYASKGIVSPDLLGLQLLRAKEHYLPLFHTFNVKIGAEHSWIGA from the coding sequence ATGAACAACATTTCCAACCAGCTCAGCGCCACCCCTCAACCCTCCCCCATTGGCGACACTCAACAGGCACAATCACTTTCCCGACAAAAGCGTGAGTCGTCCGCCTCGCCAGATTGCGCCGCGAGCTCTCGCGCCGCAGGTGATCGCGCACTGGCAATGGAGTACCACTCGGCACTGCTCAAGCTTGCCAACCGAGAGCGAAATGTCACGATCAACACCGTTGCGCCTGACTCCACCTTCGGCCAGTGGTGGAGCCATTTACGAGACACCCTCAAATCACCCGAAGTCCGTCAGTGGATGGAAGAACAAGGCGTCAACCCGGGGTCGATCACCCTCAACCTGCAGACCGGTGACATTTCTTTCAAGCGCCAGCGCCATCTCGATCCGGAGCAAAAACAGCACACCGTTGGCCAAAGCGACAGGCACTGGGGCGCGATCAGCGGGCCTGTCCTGGAGGCCGCACGCGTCGTCTCAGCCGGCCACGCCGATACGGCATTCACGCCCCCGCAAAGTGACCTCGATGAGCCCGTTGCGCATTGGCGGGTCGGGCGCTTTTACCAGGAGCCGCAGAACCTCACGGGGCCGGCAATGCGTCAGCGCGCGGCACAAATCGACCGGGATCAAGGGTTTGGGAAACTGGATCCGGTGACCTCTGCCGATTTGATTAAATCCCGCAGCGAGGACTCGATCCAGGTCCAGAAAGCGTACTTGGGTGACGTGCATAACCGCAGCCTGGCCGCCGGCCAATTGCGTCAGTTGGCGACCTCGGTAAAAGAGGCCCCGCACGCTGTCGGGCCCATAAAGGATGAATTGCAGAAGATCACCCTCGAGCTGTCATACGACAGCAGCTATCAGCCAGCCAATACCGGCCCTGGGAACAGCATCAGCCTGCTGAAATTTCTGGAGGATCACGGCTGGGATATCCCCACCGACCACGAGCAACTGGAAAACCTCGTAACCGCGCTGTCTACCCCAACACCCAAGGCCGCCATCCATGGCAACCTGGGTGGCGCACTGGCGTGGCCTGCGCCCGTGGACCCGAGCAACCAGGCCCAACTGATGGCGGATATAGGCACCGGCAAATTCGGCGCTACGACGCTCACGCCCTTCAAGAGCGTGCTGGACTACCTGCTGAACAGCAGGCCCATTACCCCCGAGGCGCTGCGCAACCCTCGCGCGTTGATTGACAGCCTGGTCAATTCGCCCAGGGGCCAGGAACTGGGGAGTGCCATGGCGTCCCTATTCGAGGCGCGCAACGTCAAAGGCAGTGCCAACGACTGGTTGTTAGCCAGCTTGAATGTGGAAATCGACAACAGCGCTGGCGGCCCCGCAGACCGCCAGGGCCAGGTCGCAGGTTATCGACTGGTCTCGCCCGTCAATACGGGAAAGTCTGCCGCCACGATCACCCAGGAACTCGCCGCTCACCTGCTCGCCACAGGTAAAGCATCGAGCCCAGAGAAAGCCGCGCTCCAGGCGCATCTGCTGTTGGCCAATCAGGCGCCCGAGTTTCTCGTCAAGGACATTCCCAGCCAGGTGGTGGTCGGCACCCACAGCTGGGTCAGTTTCGTCACGGCCACCGCGCGCCTTGAAGCAAAGGCGCCAGGGGTCACGGCAACGATGAGCTACGTGCAGATCATGCTCGAAGCCGGAACCGCACCGATCACCGATCAAGAGCGCCAGGTTGAATATGCGGCGCAGAACGAAGCGATCATGCAATGGGGGGTGGCCAACGGCATGGCTTACCCGCAGACCAAGGCCGCAATCGACAGCGTGCGTGAGGCGTTCACAGCACAAATTCGTGAACTGCGGGAAGTGTCCGAATCGCCCCTCGGCGAGATGCCAACGACCAAGGCTTTTGCGCTGCAAGCGCTGAAAAAAGCGTTGCCGGACATGGACCCGAAACTGTTCGAAAAAAAGTGCATCGCGTCACAGCCCTCGAGCGTACATTTCCCGGGGCCTTACTCGATTCTGGACCTGTATATCGATGGACGCGCATTCCAAGGTGCGCCTGACTCGGCCGATGGCTGGGGAGAACGAGGCCGCGCCTTTGTGAAGGTCATCACGGCAGGGCAAGTCCATATTGAGCGTGATGGTCAACCAGCTACATGGGTGAGCTCCTCGGCAGCCATCAACATCAACGAAATCATCCCCACACTCAAAGACCTGCCACGGCCGCTGGAGCGCTTCAAAACCTCATTTAACGAGTACGCCGCTACGGTCAAAAAGGCGACGGGCGCGCAGCTCAAAATGCTGATTTCAAAACTGCCACTGGAAGACCGCGAAAATCTTGAGTTCGGCAAAATAACCATCCGCAAGGAAATACGCTACGACAGAGACGATCTTCCCATTCGTGTGGCACCGGGCGTGCTGCTGGTACAGACCGAACGCAACGGCAAAGTCATGACGTATGCAATCGATCGATTGCAAGGCACCGTGACTCGCAAACCGGACCAGCAATACAAGGAATACGAGCCCCGCAGCAGCTTTATGCATTCCTCGCCAGGGAAACGCTTCGATGTGATAAGACCGACTGGTCAGGCGGGCATCGAGGATGAAAACAAAGCGTCACAAGGCGCACCCAATAGCTTCGCCAGCCCCAGGACCCAATACATTGCAGATGCGCTGATCGCGGATATGGAGCTGCCTGCTGTCGAGCGATACGCACGGGGTGCCACAACCTTTCAGACGGAAGTACCGACCTACAAAGTACTGGAAGAAATTGCATTGAATCTGATCCCGTTCCGGTCAGCCATCAAGAACTTCATAGACGGAAAAATTGGCGAGGGAATTGTTGACCTGGCCTTTGATATCTTCGGTTTCGCCGTCGGCCTGGGGGCTGCGGCCAAGGGCGCAAAAGCCGTTGCCGTCGGGGCATCGACACTGTCAAAGGTCGGCAGGGTTGGCAAGATCGTCGGCCGGGCTGCGGTGGGTGCACTCAATCCATTGGGCGGCGTTGATGACTTGGCGCGGGGTGTCGTGCACCTGGGTCGTGCCGGGTATAAGGGCGTTAAATCCCTGCGCGGCTCTTACCGCAGCGTCAATCTGCTGGAGCTGGCAAAAAAACCGGACCTGGCCGAAGGCACCTACAAAGCGGCCAATAGCGCCCTTGAAAGTAAAACCCTGGCCAAGTTCGATGAGGCGACGCACCAGTGGTACGCCTTCGATCCCCGCACCCAGCGGGCCTATGGCAAAGCACTGGAACACTTTGCGGTTGACCCACCGAAGGTAAACGACCCCAACAGCTTGGCGGCCATTGCCAGCAATGATGGGATAAAAGCCGTGAGTCAGCAGCAAGGGCTGGCGGCAAGCGGCACGTTCAAGGTTGGACAAGAGACCGTTGAAGGCAACGTCGTGATGTTTCAAGGCAACTGGCATCAATACGACCCCCTCAAGAAACGCGCCTTCGGCCCTCCGCTCAAGGATTTCCAGCCTAAACAGGTGGCGGCCAATGGCGAGGTGAGGTCACTCAATTCCGACCTATTGGGCTATGAGGCAAAATACATCGCGCCCGATGAGCTCAAGCCCAAGGGTTTGCAAAGTAATGTCTATGTAGGCCGCAGCAACAAGGAGTATGTGAACGTTGATGGGGTGCTGTATGAATCGCGCGTGGCGGATGGCCAGCGCGTCATCCGCCACGCAGCAGGCGCAGGCCCGGATATACCGGTGAGGGAACTGGGCGTCGCCGGGTGGGAGCCCCTATCGAGGGGCAACCGTCTGCTTGGCGGTGCGGGAAGTGCACCAACGCCCTGGAGGCTCGCTGACAGTACTTATGTCGTGCCGATGGACGATATCACTGCGAACCAAAACTTGAACGCTCACTTTACCGTCAATTACAAGGGCGTGGATCATAGCGTTCGCTTCGACAGTTCAGCCGGCGCATGGAAAGCCACCAACGTCTCGACGGGTGTTGAGGGGACCAACCCTATGTATTTCTGGCGCAGCGGCAAAGGCAAATGGCAGCGGGGAACATTCAATGAGCTGAAAAAGGCCAAACAAATCGACGCCCATCGATTCCAGTTTGTCGATGTTGCCTCCTCCGCCACCATCGCCGTCCCCAAGGATGCAAGGCCTTTACCCAAAGCGCTGCACTATTTTTGGGCTGGTCAGGAAATCCCCCCTCACCTGGTCGACAAGATGGTTGAAAACGCGCGCAAAGCCTCAGGGTATAAATCCGTCGTTCACGTAGATGCCGACAACCCGGCCATTTTTCAAAAAATAAAGAGTGAACTGGAGAACAAAGCCCCCGGCATGACGGTGGCAAACCTCAATGACGACGAGATCTTCAAAGAGTTGAAAAACAGCGAGCTCTACAGCTTTTTCCGCCAGGGCCCAGGCAAAAACCTGGCGGCCGCATCGGATGTCGCCCGCTATCCAATCATGAACAAACACGGCGGGATTTATCTCGATACCGATGACCTCATTCAAGCCAATGTCGGCAATGCGACAGTCATGGCCGGCGCCAATGACTTCCTCCTCAATAAGCCTGTTGTTCATTACGTCAATGACTACAAAACGTTCTACAACACCAGCAACTTTGCAACGCAACCCGGCAATCCAGTAATAAGCGACATAATCACCGAAATGAAGCAACGGTTTAGCAAAAACAAGCCCTATTTCGCTGCCAATCGACCTATCGCCACCCGCCGACCTGATGGATCGATTATCTACACACCGGAATTCAAAGCGTATGAGCGTAAAATTTTTGAGACCGTGGGGCCCAACCTGTTTAACGACACCCTGAAAGCGAAAAGGCCTGATATGTATGATCTGGGCTTCGATGGAATGACCCGGCAAGCCAAAGCTGTCGAGGGAGAAAAAGAACTGGTCGCCATCGGACCGGTGGTCAATGTCCTGGACAACGCCCGCAACGCCTACGCAAGCAAGGGGATTGTGTCCCCCGACCTTCTGGGCCTACAACTCCTTAGAGCCAAGGAACACTATTTACCGCTTTTTCACACGTTCAACGTCAAGATTGGTGCTGAACACTCGTGGATCGGCGCCTAG
- a CDS encoding NAD(P)/FAD-dependent oxidoreductase: protein MTKPFPNQSGIYDVIVVGGGVVGCAMVRRFTLEGARVLLLEKSPDILSGASKGNSAILHTGFDAPTGSLELQCMKDGYQEYLQIHQKMSLPLLKTGAMVVAWNEEDLGKLQGIVEQAHANGIADVSLIGRERVRALEPNLAHNALGAVEVPGEFLIDPWSAPLGYLLQAMIHGAQVRFNTEVNGGYFNGELWALETTNGFIRGRTIINCAGLFGDVLEQQLLGASSFSIHPRKGQFVVFDKAAARYLGNIILPVPNERTKGIVLTRTVYGNLLVGPTAEEQEDRVHAGLDSDVLRQLVDAAVERIPALEGMPVTATYAALRPATEKKEYRVQRVEGKNWISVGGIRSTGLTAALGIARHVFSLYQREHTAVPAQILQWPKLPNLAEHLPRDYQSPGYGEIVCHCEMVTLREIENALASALPPGDLGGLKRRTRACMGRCQGFYCGARVAELSAGHLAIPLATGVCHAAH from the coding sequence ATGACCAAACCCTTCCCGAATCAGAGTGGTATCTACGACGTCATCGTTGTGGGCGGTGGCGTTGTGGGATGCGCGATGGTCCGGCGCTTTACCCTGGAGGGGGCGCGAGTGCTGTTGCTGGAAAAAAGCCCGGACATTTTGTCTGGTGCGAGCAAAGGCAATAGCGCGATTTTGCACACCGGCTTCGATGCGCCGACCGGCAGCCTGGAGCTGCAATGCATGAAGGACGGCTACCAGGAATACCTGCAAATCCACCAGAAGATGTCACTGCCGCTGCTCAAGACCGGTGCGATGGTGGTGGCCTGGAACGAGGAAGACCTGGGCAAGCTGCAAGGCATCGTCGAGCAGGCACACGCCAATGGGATTGCCGATGTGAGTCTGATTGGCCGCGAGCGGGTGCGCGCCCTGGAGCCGAACCTGGCACATAACGCCCTGGGAGCGGTCGAGGTTCCTGGTGAGTTTCTTATCGATCCGTGGTCGGCGCCCCTGGGTTACCTGCTTCAGGCGATGATCCATGGGGCGCAGGTGCGCTTCAATACCGAGGTCAACGGCGGCTACTTCAACGGCGAACTCTGGGCCCTGGAGACCACCAACGGGTTTATCCGGGGGCGCACGATCATCAACTGCGCCGGGTTGTTTGGCGATGTGCTGGAGCAACAGTTGCTGGGCGCATCGAGTTTCTCCATTCACCCGCGCAAAGGTCAGTTCGTGGTGTTCGACAAGGCGGCCGCGCGCTATCTGGGCAACATTATCTTGCCGGTGCCCAATGAACGTACCAAGGGCATCGTGTTGACCCGTACGGTCTACGGCAACCTGCTGGTGGGGCCTACCGCCGAGGAACAGGAAGACCGCGTGCACGCCGGCCTCGACAGCGATGTGTTGCGCCAACTGGTGGACGCCGCCGTCGAGCGGATTCCTGCGCTCGAAGGCATGCCGGTCACCGCCACGTATGCCGCGCTGCGGCCGGCCACGGAAAAGAAAGAGTACCGAGTGCAGCGGGTCGAAGGTAAGAACTGGATCAGCGTCGGCGGCATCCGCTCCACCGGCCTTACGGCGGCGCTGGGCATTGCCCGGCACGTGTTCAGTCTTTATCAGCGCGAGCACACAGCGGTGCCTGCGCAAATCCTGCAATGGCCCAAGCTGCCCAACCTCGCCGAGCATTTGCCGCGCGATTACCAGAGCCCGGGCTACGGCGAAATCGTCTGCCATTGTGAAATGGTGACCCTGCGGGAAATCGAAAATGCCTTGGCCAGCGCGCTGCCGCCCGGTGACCTGGGTGGTTTGAAGCGCCGCACGCGAGCCTGCATGGGGCGCTGCCAGGGTTTTTATTGTGGCGCACGCGTGGCTGAGTTGAGCGCTGGCCATCTGGCCATTCCCCTTGCGACAGGTGTTTGTCATGCCGCCCATTGA
- a CDS encoding NAD(P)/FAD-dependent oxidoreductase, whose translation MPPIEIENVDVAIIGGGPSGLSAAITLRKLGVDKVVVLEREPEAGGIPRHCGHPPFGLREYGRLYTGPVYARKNVAQALKAGVQIRVKHSVTQMGQGGRLELVSPDGARVIQARRVLIATGARETPRSARLLGGDRPLGVINTGAFQSYLYLEHLKPFERPLIVGTELVSLSAVMSCRRAGIQPVAMIEANQRATARWPLSLFPRLCGVPVHLGAQLLQIHGTGRVEGATVRLANGQTTTFDCDGVLLTGQFTPESSLVRLSELRLDPKSGGPHIDQYGRCSDPAYFAAGNLLRPVETAGWSFREGHKIATMIARDLQGQLPTGAPSIEIACQGDVKLCVPQRLSPSAVAGMQHLQLRVSCGVKGRLVVRADGTQIWSRTGSWLPERRILIPIAGLNLPQGVQQLEVDFVGP comes from the coding sequence ATGCCGCCCATTGAAATCGAAAACGTTGATGTCGCGATTATCGGTGGCGGCCCGTCGGGGTTGTCGGCGGCGATCACCCTGCGCAAGCTGGGCGTCGACAAGGTCGTGGTGCTTGAGCGTGAGCCTGAGGCTGGCGGCATCCCGCGCCATTGTGGGCATCCGCCTTTTGGCCTGCGTGAATACGGCAGGCTCTACACGGGGCCTGTGTATGCGCGCAAAAATGTCGCGCAGGCGTTGAAGGCGGGGGTGCAGATCCGCGTCAAGCACTCGGTGACGCAGATGGGCCAGGGCGGGCGCCTGGAACTGGTAAGCCCGGATGGCGCCAGGGTTATCCAGGCGCGTCGGGTGCTGATCGCCACCGGGGCCCGGGAAACGCCGCGTTCGGCGCGCCTGCTGGGCGGCGATCGTCCGCTGGGGGTCATCAATACCGGCGCGTTCCAGTCCTATCTGTACCTGGAGCACCTCAAGCCTTTTGAGCGCCCGTTGATCGTCGGTACCGAGTTGGTCAGCCTGTCGGCGGTCATGAGTTGCCGACGTGCCGGGATTCAGCCGGTGGCGATGATCGAGGCCAATCAGCGGGCCACGGCGCGCTGGCCGTTGTCGCTGTTCCCGCGGTTGTGCGGGGTGCCGGTGCATTTGGGCGCGCAACTGCTGCAGATCCACGGCACTGGGCGGGTGGAGGGTGCGACCGTGCGTCTGGCCAACGGGCAGACCACCACCTTTGATTGTGACGGCGTGCTGCTCACCGGCCAGTTCACCCCCGAATCCAGCCTGGTACGCTTGAGCGAGCTGCGGCTCGACCCGAAAAGCGGTGGCCCGCACATCGATCAATACGGGCGCTGCAGCGATCCGGCCTACTTTGCCGCAGGTAATCTGCTGCGTCCCGTCGAGACGGCAGGTTGGTCGTTTCGCGAAGGCCATAAGATCGCTACGATGATCGCCCGCGACCTGCAGGGGCAATTGCCGACTGGCGCGCCGAGCATCGAGATCGCCTGCCAGGGCGACGTGAAACTCTGTGTGCCACAACGCCTGAGCCCGTCCGCTGTGGCGGGCATGCAGCACCTGCAACTGCGGGTCAGCTGTGGGGTAAAAGGGCGCCTGGTGGTACGGGCCGATGGTACGCAAATCTGGTCGCGCACCGGCAGTTGGTTGCCAGAGCGGCGGATATTGATCCCCATCGCCGGCCTGAACTTGCCCCAGGGCGTACAGCAACTCGAAGTCGACTTTGTCGGCCCATAA
- a CDS encoding FGGY family carbohydrate kinase — protein MRIAALDQGTTSTRVLVVSDNGSADIQLSLRHQQHHPHPGWVEHDPLELLNNLQRCLEATGQVDAIGIANQGESCLAWDAKTGEPLSPVIVWQDNRTSAEIAQLRGDGGEALTLERAGLPLDPYFSASKLAWIVRNLPAAQSALKAGRLRLGTTDAYFLDRLTGVFATDVTTASRTSLMNLSTGQWDSQLCELFGVPMETLPQIRDTVGHFGEIGATPVTASIVDQQASLYGHGCRNEGDAKITYGTGAFALTLTGEQIIRAPDKGLLATIAWQIDGKPTYAMDGGVYDASAAVEWAGRLGLFSDFSELAAFDEPPAIGRQLAFVPALSGLACPHWDRSAAALWVGMNGSTTRQDMCQAVLEGVALRSVEVITAMDGFLSVTDHLSIDGGLARSPYFAQFLADALQRCIVTQRFDELTAFGCAALAAKGLGVALKPPRNTSTSFHPKVSAAQAQQWRATFSDAVTRCRDWR, from the coding sequence ATGCGCATTGCCGCGCTCGATCAAGGCACCACCAGCACCCGTGTACTGGTGGTGAGTGACAATGGGTCTGCTGATATCCAGCTCTCGTTGCGCCATCAGCAACACCATCCCCACCCTGGTTGGGTGGAGCACGATCCATTGGAATTGCTCAACAACCTGCAGCGTTGCCTGGAGGCCACCGGCCAAGTGGATGCCATCGGTATTGCCAACCAGGGTGAAAGTTGCCTGGCGTGGGATGCCAAGACCGGCGAGCCGTTATCCCCGGTGATCGTCTGGCAGGACAATCGCACCTCGGCCGAGATCGCCCAGTTGCGCGGCGACGGGGGCGAAGCCCTGACCCTGGAGCGTGCGGGTTTGCCGTTGGATCCGTATTTTTCGGCGAGCAAGCTGGCCTGGATCGTGCGCAACCTGCCGGCGGCGCAAAGCGCCTTGAAAGCCGGACGGCTGCGCCTGGGCACCACCGATGCGTACTTTCTCGACCGCCTGACCGGGGTCTTTGCCACCGATGTCACGACCGCCTCGCGCACTTCGCTGATGAACCTTTCGACCGGGCAGTGGGACAGCCAGCTCTGCGAGCTGTTTGGCGTGCCCATGGAAACGCTGCCGCAGATCCGCGATACCGTCGGGCACTTTGGCGAGATCGGCGCTACGCCGGTCACCGCCTCGATTGTCGACCAGCAAGCCTCACTGTATGGCCATGGTTGCCGCAATGAGGGCGACGCCAAGATCACCTACGGTACGGGGGCGTTCGCCCTGACCTTGACCGGCGAGCAGATCATCCGGGCGCCAGACAAGGGCCTGTTGGCCACCATTGCCTGGCAGATCGACGGCAAGCCCACGTATGCCATGGACGGTGGCGTCTACGATGCCAGCGCCGCCGTGGAGTGGGCAGGACGGCTTGGCTTGTTCAGCGACTTTTCGGAACTGGCGGCATTTGACGAACCACCGGCCATTGGCCGCCAACTGGCGTTTGTGCCGGCGTTGTCCGGGCTCGCTTGCCCCCACTGGGACCGCAGCGCGGCAGCCCTGTGGGTCGGCATGAATGGCAGCACCACGCGCCAGGATATGTGCCAGGCCGTGCTGGAAGGCGTGGCGTTGCGCAGTGTTGAAGTGATCACGGCCATGGACGGTTTTCTCAGTGTCACCGATCACCTGTCCATTGATGGCGGCCTGGCGCGCAGCCCATATTTTGCGCAGTTCCTCGCCGATGCCTTGCAGCGCTGCATCGTCACCCAGCGTTTCGATGAGCTGACGGCGTTCGGCTGCGCTGCGCTGGCAGCCAAAGGCCTGGGCGTGGCCCTCAAGCCGCCGCGTAACACCAGCACCAGCTTTCACCCGAAAGTCAGTGCCGCGCAAGCCCAGCAGTGGCGTGCCACGTTCAGCGATGCGGTGACCCGTTGCCGCGACTGGCGCTGA